Proteins encoded in a region of the Thiohalorhabdus denitrificans genome:
- a CDS encoding hydroxyacid dehydrogenase, which produces MRIAVFEVESWEMAAFADLEAEGHRLSYHPEPLEAANAADFADAEAVCTFIYSAVDACVLDALPHLCLVATRSTGYDHIDLETCRERGVTVCNVPSYGENTVAEHVFGLLLTISHNLTEAVDRTRRGDFSPQGLQGFDLRGRTLGVIGTGAIGRHVLEIARGFGMERVAYDKYPDPAAAERLGFRYRDFDSLLGQADVISLHVPETPETRGMIGEAAFARMREGVVLINTARGGLVDVHALLRALAEGKVRAAGLDVLPEEPVIREESEVLRSLFQQEYDYRTLLADHVLLRMRNVFITPHSAFNTREALQRILDVSAANLRGFARGQPRNVVAGPSAGG; this is translated from the coding sequence ATGCGTATCGCGGTGTTCGAGGTGGAATCCTGGGAGATGGCGGCCTTCGCCGACCTGGAAGCCGAGGGCCACCGGCTCAGCTACCACCCGGAGCCCCTGGAGGCGGCCAACGCCGCCGACTTCGCCGACGCCGAGGCCGTCTGCACCTTTATATACTCGGCGGTGGACGCGTGCGTCCTCGATGCCCTGCCCCACCTGTGCCTGGTGGCCACCCGGTCCACCGGCTACGACCACATCGACCTGGAGACATGCCGGGAACGGGGTGTCACGGTCTGCAACGTGCCCAGCTACGGCGAGAACACCGTCGCCGAGCACGTCTTCGGCCTGCTGCTGACCATCAGCCACAACCTCACCGAGGCCGTCGACCGCACCCGCCGCGGCGACTTCTCGCCCCAGGGCCTGCAGGGGTTCGATCTGCGGGGTCGCACCCTGGGTGTCATCGGCACCGGCGCCATCGGCCGGCACGTCCTGGAGATCGCCCGCGGCTTCGGCATGGAGCGCGTAGCCTACGACAAGTATCCCGATCCGGCGGCCGCCGAGCGGCTGGGCTTCCGTTACCGCGACTTCGACAGCCTCCTGGGGCAGGCGGACGTGATCAGCCTGCACGTCCCGGAGACCCCGGAGACCCGCGGCATGATCGGCGAGGCGGCCTTCGCCCGCATGAGGGAGGGGGTGGTGCTCATCAACACGGCCCGGGGCGGGTTGGTGGACGTCCACGCCCTGCTGCGCGCTCTGGCGGAGGGCAAGGTGCGGGCGGCCGGGTTGGATGTCCTGCCCGAGGAGCCGGTGATCCGGGAGGAGTCGGAGGTGCTCCGCTCCCTATTCCAACAGGAGTACGACTACCGCACCCTGCTGGCCGACCACGTCCTGCTGCGGATGCGCAACGTCTTCATCACCCCGCACTCCGCCTTCAATACCCGCGAGGCCCTGCAGCGCATCCTCGACGTGAGTGCGGCCAACCTGCGCGGCTTCGCCCGGGGCCAGCCGCGGAACGTGGTGGCCGGCCCCTCCGCGGGGGGTTGA
- a CDS encoding glycosyltransferase family 39 protein: MEATTASRSAAPALSAPAALGLLVLILAGLTAYRLLVLLGLDLGLYGDEAYYYTWSWEPDWGYYSKPPMVAWLIKATTAVVGDTALGVKAGSLLLYPATSLVLFALANRLYGPTAGLAAGVAFATLPGVSFGSMVINTDVPLLFFWALGLWFFLRALETDTHRYWLGAGAALGLGLLSKYTMAAFAGSAFLYLLAVPALRGHLARPGPYLALGAGLLLFLPNLIWNARHGFVSFVHTGEISRLDEPLFHPEELAAFVGAQFGVFGPVLMGVLVALIAGKGGGYRHEPDRMLLAFAVPLLAVTALQAFLAKANANWAAPAYLSATVLVVGWLLRGHHRRLLAAGLAVNLVLGGALYHYQDAARALGVEEVPEVLDPRARIRGWDQLAAAVEGARQRHPEARLLADNRFVLAELLFHLRPHPEGYGYWNPRGRIKDHYALTADIRGRRGEDFLLVTEDERAGERLEPYFEETGPAGLAYVRRSAEEREGYYFWILRGFRGYEAGS, from the coding sequence ATGGAAGCTACTACCGCGTCTCGCTCCGCCGCGCCGGCACTCAGCGCACCCGCCGCGCTGGGCCTGCTCGTCCTCATCCTCGCCGGCCTCACTGCCTACCGCCTCCTGGTCCTGCTCGGCCTGGACCTGGGCCTGTACGGCGATGAGGCCTACTACTACACCTGGTCCTGGGAGCCAGACTGGGGCTACTACTCCAAGCCGCCCATGGTGGCCTGGCTCATCAAGGCCACCACGGCGGTGGTGGGGGACACCGCCCTGGGCGTGAAGGCGGGCTCGCTGCTGCTCTACCCCGCCACGTCCCTGGTGCTGTTCGCCCTCGCCAACCGGCTCTACGGGCCCACGGCGGGCCTGGCCGCCGGGGTGGCCTTCGCCACCCTGCCGGGGGTCTCCTTCGGCTCCATGGTCATCAACACCGACGTCCCCCTGCTGTTCTTCTGGGCCCTGGGCCTGTGGTTCTTCCTGCGCGCCCTGGAGACCGACACCCACCGGTACTGGCTGGGAGCGGGCGCGGCGCTGGGGCTGGGGCTGCTCAGCAAGTACACCATGGCCGCCTTCGCCGGCAGCGCCTTCCTGTACCTGCTGGCCGTGCCCGCCCTGCGCGGCCACCTGGCCCGGCCCGGCCCCTATCTGGCCCTGGGCGCGGGCCTGTTGCTGTTCCTGCCCAACCTGATCTGGAACGCCCGCCACGGCTTCGTCTCCTTCGTCCACACCGGCGAGATCTCCCGGCTGGACGAACCCCTGTTCCACCCCGAGGAGCTGGCCGCCTTCGTCGGCGCCCAGTTCGGGGTCTTCGGGCCCGTGCTCATGGGGGTGCTGGTGGCGCTCATCGCCGGCAAGGGCGGGGGATACCGGCACGAGCCGGACCGCATGCTGCTGGCCTTCGCCGTGCCGCTTCTGGCGGTGACCGCCCTGCAGGCCTTCCTCGCCAAGGCCAACGCCAACTGGGCGGCCCCGGCCTACCTGTCGGCCACCGTCCTGGTAGTGGGCTGGCTGCTCCGGGGCCACCATCGGCGCCTGCTGGCGGCAGGGCTGGCGGTGAACCTCGTCCTGGGCGGGGCCCTGTACCACTACCAGGACGCGGCCCGGGCCTTGGGGGTGGAGGAGGTCCCCGAGGTCCTCGACCCGCGGGCCCGCATCCGCGGCTGGGACCAGCTGGCGGCGGCGGTGGAAGGCGCCCGCCAGCGCCATCCCGAGGCCCGGCTGCTGGCCGACAACCGCTTCGTTCTGGCCGAGCTGCTGTTCCACCTGCGGCCCCACCCGGAGGGCTACGGCTACTGGAACCCCCGAGGCCGGATCAAGGACCACTACGCCCTCACCGCCGACATCCGCGGACGCCGGGGCGAGGACTTCCTGCTGGTGACGGAGGACGAACGGGCGGGGGAACGGCTGGAGCCCTATTTCGAGGAGACC
- the metK gene encoding methionine adenosyltransferase — METIHTAESVARGHPDKVCDQISDRILDRLLEQDPGARVAVEAAVKTGLVVLLGEVTADARIDLSAWAREIIDEIGYHREGLGFSAEAAGVVDAIEAQSPDIARGVDREGGALGAGDQGIMVGYACDDTAALMPAPQHYAHRIMARQAEALRENRLAWLRPDGKCQLSVRYRDGRPVGLDKLVISLQHAPDADPAAEREAVVEELLRPTLPEGWLPPAGDLLINPTGRFVVGGPKGDAGVTGRKIVQDTYGPQRPHGGGGFSGKDPTKVDRAAAYMARYTAKNLVAAGLARCAEVRLAYAIGVAEPVMVAVDTLGTGAADDRRLAAALRAVFDFTPRGCIDALDLRRPIYTDTARFGHFGRDEPAFTWERTDRTEELRSALG; from the coding sequence ATGGAGACCATCCACACCGCCGAGTCGGTGGCCAGGGGCCACCCCGACAAGGTCTGCGACCAAATCTCCGACCGGATCCTCGACCGCCTGCTGGAGCAGGATCCCGGGGCCCGGGTGGCGGTGGAGGCGGCGGTAAAAACCGGGCTGGTGGTGCTGCTCGGGGAGGTGACCGCCGACGCCCGGATCGACCTCTCCGCGTGGGCGCGGGAGATCATCGACGAGATCGGCTACCACCGCGAGGGCCTGGGGTTCAGCGCCGAGGCCGCGGGGGTGGTGGACGCCATCGAGGCCCAGAGCCCGGACATCGCCCGCGGGGTGGACCGGGAGGGCGGCGCGCTCGGCGCCGGGGACCAGGGGATCATGGTGGGCTACGCCTGCGACGACACCGCGGCCCTGATGCCCGCCCCCCAGCATTACGCCCACCGCATCATGGCCCGCCAGGCGGAGGCGCTCCGGGAGAACCGCCTGGCCTGGCTGCGCCCCGACGGCAAGTGCCAGCTCTCGGTGCGCTACCGCGACGGCCGGCCCGTGGGCCTGGACAAGCTCGTGATTTCCTTGCAGCACGCACCGGACGCCGACCCCGCAGCGGAGCGGGAGGCAGTGGTGGAGGAGCTGCTACGCCCCACCCTGCCGGAGGGCTGGCTGCCGCCCGCCGGGGACCTCCTCATCAACCCCACGGGCCGCTTTGTGGTGGGCGGACCCAAGGGGGACGCCGGGGTCACCGGCCGCAAGATCGTCCAGGACACCTACGGGCCGCAGCGCCCCCACGGCGGCGGCGGCTTCTCCGGCAAGGACCCCACCAAGGTGGACCGGGCCGCCGCCTACATGGCCCGTTACACCGCCAAGAACCTGGTGGCCGCCGGGCTGGCGCGCTGCGCCGAGGTACGCCTGGCCTACGCCATCGGCGTGGCCGAGCCCGTCATGGTGGCGGTGGACACTCTCGGCACGGGGGCTGCGGACGACCGGCGTTTGGCGGCGGCCTTACGCGCGGTCTTCGACTTCACCCCGCGCGGCTGCATCGACGCCCTGGACCTGCGCCGACCCATCTACACGGACACCGCGCGCTTCGGGCACTTCGGGCGCGACGAGCCCGCCTTCACCTGGGAGCGCACCGACCGGACGGAGGAGCTGCGGTCGGCCCTGGGATGA
- the lexA gene encoding transcriptional repressor LexA yields MTPRQREILELIRAAVARDGVAPTLEELARDAGLASKATVHKHLAALEAAGAIRTRPGRARGLELVDEAGPGLATVPLLGRVAAGRPIDAVEDPEAIQIPEAFLGSGETYALEVRGDSMAEDGILDGDWVIVERRDTAEDGEVVVALVDGEEATLKRIHHRGATVVLEPANAAYAPLEYAAERVRVRGVVIGQMRSYRKR; encoded by the coding sequence ATGACGCCACGCCAGCGGGAGATCCTCGAGCTGATCCGCGCCGCCGTCGCCCGCGACGGGGTGGCGCCCACCCTGGAGGAGCTGGCCCGGGACGCGGGATTGGCCTCCAAGGCCACGGTGCACAAGCACCTCGCCGCCCTGGAGGCGGCGGGGGCGATCCGCACCCGGCCCGGCCGGGCGCGCGGCCTGGAGCTGGTGGACGAGGCGGGCCCCGGGCTGGCCACCGTGCCGCTGCTGGGACGGGTGGCCGCGGGGCGGCCCATCGACGCCGTGGAGGATCCGGAGGCCATCCAGATCCCGGAGGCCTTCCTCGGCAGCGGCGAGACCTACGCCCTCGAAGTGCGGGGCGACTCCATGGCCGAGGACGGCATCCTCGACGGCGACTGGGTGATCGTGGAGCGCCGCGACACCGCCGAGGACGGCGAGGTGGTGGTGGCCCTGGTGGACGGCGAGGAGGCCACCCTCAAGCGCATCCACCACCGCGGCGCCACCGTGGTGCTGGAGCCCGCCAACGCCGCCTACGCGCCCCTGGAGTACGCCGCCGAGCGGGTGCGCGTGCGGGGCGTGGTCATCGGCCAGATGCGCTCCTACCGCAAGCGTTGA